A window of the Macadamia integrifolia cultivar HAES 741 unplaced genomic scaffold, SCU_Mint_v3 scaffold_218A, whole genome shotgun sequence genome harbors these coding sequences:
- the LOC122071401 gene encoding proteasome subunit alpha type-4: protein MSRRYDSRTTIFSPEGRLYQVEYAMEAIGNAGTAIGVLSKDGVVLVGEKKVTSKLLQTSKSTEKMYKIDDHVTCAVAGIMSDANILINTARVQAQRYTYAYQEPMPVEQLVQSLCDTKQGYTQFGGLRPFGVSFLFAGWDKNFGFQLYMSDPSGNYGGWKAAAIGANNQAAQSMLKQDYKDEITREEAVQLALKVLSKTMDSTSLTSDKLELAEIFLSPSGKVKYEVCSPESLSKLLLKSGVTQPVAEAS from the coding sequence ATGTCTCGGAGGTATGATAGCCGTACTACGATCTTCTCCCCTGAAGGTCGCCTCTACCAAGTGGAATATGCCATGGAAGCGATTGGAAATGCAGGAACTGCTATTGGGGTATTATCAAAAGATGGAGTTGTCTTGGTTGGGGAGAAGAAGGTTACTTCTAAACTCCTCCAAACATCGAAATCCACGGAGAAAATGTACAAAATCGATGACCATGTTACCTGTGCTGTGGCTGGTATAATGTCTGATGCCAACATATTAATTAACACTGCCAGAGTCCAAGCCCAGCGCTACACTTATGCTTACCAAGAACCCATGCCCGTGGAACAGCTTGTTCAGTCTCTATGTGATACGAAGCAAGGTTACACACAGTTTGGTGGGCTCCGTCCCTTTGGTGTCTCGTTTCTGTTTGCAGGTTGGGATAAGAACTTCGGCTTTCAGCTATACATGAGTGACCCTAGTGGCAATTATGGTGGTTGGAAGGCGGCTGCGATCGGGGCAAATAATCAGGCGGCCCAGTCAATGCTTAAGCAGGACTATAAGGATGAGATCACCAGGGAAGAAGCTGTTCAGCTTGCATTGAAGGTACTTAGTAAGACCATGGATAGCACTAGTCTTACATCAGATAAGCTTGAACTGGCTGAGatctttctctccccctctGGGAAAGTGAAATATGAAGTTTGCTCACCAGAATCCCTCAGTAAGTTGTTGCTCAAGTCTGGAGTGACCCAACCTGTTGCTGAGGCTTCATGA
- the LOC122071411 gene encoding uncharacterized protein LOC122071411: MEIPFQGTPFTWSNQRHGNFRIEERLDRIFLTSSRHITVSTSGHKGLMLYTDGNQEHLVYPFGFEAFWIMEPYFRHVVEVSWRTNSLGSPSYVLLAKLWDLQKILYQWNRIEVGNLDFRLKDLRHQLDFHHSIPFKLRNSHWYSHEQFLLASVKRTTGQIEKLWEQKARLRWVQFGDANTRYFHITTTQRRSRNRISSLSHGLVSAYRLALPEKDTKFGEKFGIFLLLLKLVLSYGNYSWERLHFLHFSSKEVLTWLTNAHFVILL; the protein is encoded by the exons ATGGAAATTCCATTTCAAGGAACTCCCTTCACATGGAGTAATCAGAGGCATGGTAATTTTCGTATAGAAGAGCGCTTGGACAGAATTTTTTTAACTTCTTCTCGGCATATTACGGTTTCAACATCTGGTCATAAGGGTTTAATGCTCTATACTGACGGCAATCAGGAACATCTTGTTTACCCTTTTGGCTTTGAGGCTTTTTGGATTATGGAGCCATATTTTAGACATGTTGTAGAAGTCTCTTGGCGAACCAATTCCTTGGGCTCTCCTTCTTATGTTCTTTTAGCTAAGTTGTGGGATCTCCAAAAGATTCTTTATCAGTGGAACAGAATTGAAGTTGGCAATTTGGATTTTAGGCTGAAGGATTTACGTCATCAGTTAGACTTTCATCATTCTATACCTTTCAAGCTCAGGAACTCTCATTGGTACTCCCATGAACAATTTCTCTTAGCCTCTGTCAAGAGGACCACTGGGCAAATTGAAAAACTATGGGAACAAAAAGCAAGGCTTCGTTGGGTTCAATTTGGTGATGCCAATACGAGATACTTTCACATTACTACTACTCAACGCAGATCAAGAAATAgaatctcatctctctctcatggAC TTGTTTCAGCTTATCGCTTAGCTCTACCTGAGAAAGACACAAAATTTGGCGAAAAGTTTGGCATATTCCTATTGCTCCTAAAGCTCGTTCTTTCTTATGGAAATTACTCTTGGGAAAGACTCCACTTCCTTCACTTCTCAAGCAAAGAGGTTCTCACTTGGTTGACCAATGCCCATTTTGTTATACTTCTCTGA